A stretch of the Paenibacillus dendritiformis genome encodes the following:
- a CDS encoding TrmB family transcriptional regulator, producing MEGLVSHLRALGFTEMEAKIVVSLSEQGAMTGYEIAKKLGVSRSNVYAALQRLVVQGVILHRKGDPSHYAALPAEELTKLLAARLETSLRYVEEHMPTAEADGSSFYSVEGERAVSDTIKRTLHEAEREIIVDVWPDEAAELREELLLAEARGVKVLWSIAGHEGRMTERIWPMSGTVESEPRHFAFVVDRRETLIGARGHGQATKALLTEHPAVTRLVLSHFLQEAVLYELEREMDPHGQRRFSERIEEIMAKYFD from the coding sequence ATGGAAGGACTCGTATCGCATTTGCGAGCGCTCGGGTTCACGGAAATGGAAGCAAAGATTGTTGTCAGTTTGTCGGAGCAGGGCGCAATGACCGGATATGAAATCGCCAAAAAGCTGGGGGTATCCCGTTCCAACGTCTATGCCGCGCTGCAGCGCCTTGTCGTTCAGGGCGTCATCCTTCACCGCAAGGGAGATCCGTCTCATTATGCGGCTCTGCCGGCGGAGGAACTGACGAAGCTTCTCGCGGCCCGTCTGGAGACATCGCTGCGTTATGTGGAGGAGCATATGCCAACGGCGGAAGCGGACGGCAGCTCCTTCTACAGTGTCGAAGGGGAACGGGCCGTATCGGATACGATCAAGCGCACACTTCATGAGGCCGAACGGGAGATTATCGTCGATGTATGGCCCGATGAAGCGGCCGAGCTGCGAGAGGAGCTGCTCCTGGCGGAAGCGCGGGGAGTGAAGGTGCTGTGGTCGATCGCCGGGCATGAAGGCCGGATGACCGAACGGATTTGGCCGATGTCGGGGACGGTGGAGAGCGAGCCGCGGCATTTCGCTTTTGTGGTCGACCGGCGGGAGACGCTGATTGGGGCCCGGGGCCACGGCCAGGCGACCAAAGCGCTGTTGACGGAGCACCCGGCCGTGACGCGTCTCGTTCTAAGCCATTTCCTCCAAGAGGCGGTGCTCTATGAACTGGAGCGGGAGATGGACCCGCACGGCCAGCGGCGCTTCAGCGAACGGATTGAGGAGATTATGGCCAAATATTTTGACTAA
- a CDS encoding dipeptidyl aminopeptidase, translated as MECIVHFEAVHRGAGEIAKLRGLIMTEEGKKPTPPELEEMFGMMGYNVRCTDKDSLIFAPNTSEGDIEEIRVKKLDIGEESYTPDMQLRAIAEQLMNKPNRPM; from the coding sequence ATGGAGTGCATAGTTCATTTTGAAGCTGTACATCGTGGAGCGGGAGAGATTGCGAAGCTGCGCGGACTGATCATGACGGAGGAAGGGAAGAAGCCGACGCCGCCGGAACTGGAGGAGATGTTCGGGATGATGGGATATAACGTGCGCTGCACGGATAAAGACAGTCTGATTTTCGCGCCGAATACGAGCGAGGGCGATATTGAAGAGATTCGCGTCAAGAAGCTGGATATCGGGGAGGAGTCTTACACCCCGGACATGCAGCTGCGCGCTATTGCCGAACAATTGATGAACAAGCCGAACCGGCCGATGTAG
- the mscL gene encoding large conductance mechanosensitive channel protein MscL has product MAKSKVGSFFEEFKQFAVRGNVIDLAVGVIIGGAFNKIVTSIVNDLVMPPIGKLLGGMNFKDLFIPLDPDLVVNGQPVSSLSLAQAQEAGVAVIAYGQFINVIIDFLIVAFCVFLIVKGANMLHRRKKAEETPAEPTTKECPYCLSDIPKEAVRCAHCTSMLDESGARA; this is encoded by the coding sequence ATGGCCAAATCAAAAGTAGGCTCTTTTTTTGAAGAGTTCAAACAATTCGCCGTTCGGGGCAACGTTATCGATCTCGCCGTCGGGGTGATTATCGGAGGCGCCTTCAACAAAATCGTCACCTCCATCGTCAACGATCTCGTCATGCCGCCAATCGGCAAGCTGTTGGGCGGAATGAACTTCAAGGATCTGTTCATTCCGCTTGATCCGGATCTGGTCGTGAATGGACAACCCGTCTCTTCCTTGTCGCTGGCCCAAGCGCAAGAAGCCGGGGTCGCCGTCATTGCCTACGGCCAATTCATCAATGTCATCATCGATTTCCTCATTGTCGCTTTCTGCGTCTTCCTGATCGTGAAGGGCGCCAATATGCTGCACCGCCGGAAGAAGGCAGAGGAGACGCCGGCGGAGCCGACAACGAAGGAATGCCCGTACTGCCTCTCGGACATTCCGAAGGAGGCCGTACGCTGCGCACATTGCACGTCCATGCTGGACGAGTCCGGCGCACGCGCCTAG
- a CDS encoding diacylglycerol/lipid kinase family protein yields MMLFVVNRNAGNGRGIGIWRSVEDCLRRFDIPYDSSLTRTSEEAEEAVRNYVERNPGALIVVIGGDGTIHRLLPLLVGTEATLGIIPAGSGNDTARGFSLPRDPLEALHTILHGERSIVDLIYANGQWTLTALATGFDADVAQYVNASPYKRWFNRLGIGSLAYVYGMLRTLFRFRPADADIIVDGAARSFKDVWLAAITNVPYYGGGIPICPDAEAGDGLLDVCVVHGCTRWELLRLFPTVYSGRHRMLPYVTMLRGRQIGVRSAVRRWTYGDGERVSATPLHAAAAPGKLQLMIPQRSR; encoded by the coding sequence ATGATGCTGTTTGTGGTGAACCGCAATGCGGGGAACGGAAGAGGAATAGGGATCTGGCGCAGCGTAGAGGATTGCCTGCGGCGATTCGACATCCCTTACGACTCCAGTCTTACGCGGACGTCAGAAGAAGCGGAGGAGGCGGTTCGGAACTATGTAGAGCGCAATCCCGGCGCTCTCATTGTCGTGATCGGGGGAGACGGGACCATTCACCGCCTGCTTCCGCTGCTGGTCGGCACGGAAGCGACCCTGGGCATTATCCCCGCAGGTTCAGGCAACGATACGGCGCGCGGCTTTTCCCTCCCGAGGGATCCGCTGGAGGCGCTGCATACGATTCTCCATGGAGAGCGGTCCATCGTCGATCTGATTTATGCGAACGGCCAATGGACGCTGACCGCGCTCGCGACCGGATTCGATGCGGACGTGGCGCAATATGTCAATGCGAGTCCCTACAAAAGGTGGTTCAACCGGCTTGGCATCGGATCGCTCGCGTATGTATACGGCATGCTGCGAACCTTGTTCCGCTTCCGGCCTGCAGACGCCGACATCATCGTGGATGGCGCGGCCCGCTCCTTCAAGGACGTCTGGCTCGCCGCCATTACCAACGTCCCCTATTACGGGGGCGGCATCCCCATCTGTCCTGATGCGGAAGCCGGAGACGGACTATTGGATGTCTGCGTCGTACACGGCTGCACCCGCTGGGAACTGCTCCGGCTCTTCCCGACCGTCTATTCGGGACGCCATCGCATGCTTCCGTATGTTACCATGCTGCGCGGCCGGCAGATAGGCGTCCGCTCCGCGGTCCGCCGCTGGACATACGGGGACGGAGAGCGCGTCTCGGCGACCCCGCTGCACGCCGCTGCCGCTCCGGGCAAGCTGCAGTTGATGATTCCGCAGCGCTCACGCTGA